The following coding sequences lie in one Apium graveolens cultivar Ventura chromosome 1, ASM990537v1, whole genome shotgun sequence genomic window:
- the LOC141711382 gene encoding uncharacterized protein LOC141711382 — protein MASLWRPREVMEVHNMGDLKYLFVFYHKMDVQKVMEGGPWSFEQAMLVLHQIEMGEDPAAVKLHNMEMWVQIYDLPRGFISENILKSVGASLGTYIKSGPGTFDGGWTPYVRIRVALNVDKPLKRRMKIKREGNS, from the coding sequence ATGGCGTCATTATGGCGGCCACGAGAAGTAATGGAAGTCCACAATATGGGGGATTTGAAGTATTTGTTTGTGTTTTACCATAAGATGGATGTGCAAAAGGTAATGGAAGGTGGCCCTTGGTCATTTGAGCAGGCGATGCTTGTGCTTCATCAAATAGAGATGGGGGAGGATCCAGCTGCAGTTAAGCTACATAATATGGAAATGTGGGTGCAAATATATGATTTACCTAGGGGTTttatttcagaaaatattttgaaaagtgtTGGTGCGTCTTTGGGAACGTACATTAAATCAGGGCCAGGAACGTTTGATGGAGGGTGGACACCATATGTACGTATTCGAGTTGCACTGAATGTTGATAAACCATTAAAGAGAAGAATGAAGATAAAGCGAGAAGGAAATAGTTAG
- the LOC141711313 gene encoding uncharacterized protein LOC141711313, whose protein sequence is MSILSWNCRGLANPRIVRLLLDIDQQYRPSLIFLSETLVKHDTVQKVTKQLGFAGCYAIDVQGHSGGIALLWRNDGAVHITNSCRNFLDFEVSNEQLGRWGYTGYYGFPERARRMEAWNMLRELSVASELPWCILGDFNDIVSLQEKRGGKQQPRRLMEGFWDAIMDSGLHDLGFTGDIFTWERSRGTDKWVQERLDRGMATQQWRNMFPLGEVTVLEVTTSDHLPLMLQLHRKVFEKRRRRFKFENIWIGERECRNIVQEWWRQDGERDLMEKIMSCSLKLEEWGGGLIREMKVQIGKYRKKCSITDLGEINLESKSMMQHGGSS, encoded by the coding sequence ATGAGTATCCTTTCGTGGAACTGTCGTGGGCTGGCCAACCCACGTATAGTCAGACTTCTGTTGGATATTGATCAACAGTATAGGCCGAGTCTCATTTTCTTGAGTGAGACTCTAGTTAAACATGATACGGTGCAGAAGGTTACTAAACAATTAGGATTTGCTGGATGTTATGCAATTGATGTTCAAGGTCATTCAGGAGGGATTGCTTTGTTATGGAGGAACGATGGAGCAGTTCATATTACAAATAGTTGTAGGAATTTTTTAGATTTTGAAGTAAGTAATGAGCAGCTAGGGAGATGGGGATATACAGGATATTATGGTTTTCCAGAGAGGGCGAGAAGAATGGAGGCTTGGAATATGCTTAGGGAATTGTCTGTAGCTTCAGAATTACCGTGGTGTATCCTGGGCGACTTTAATGATATTGTTTCGTTGCAAGAGAAGAGGGGAGGAAAGCAGCAACCAAGAAGGTTAATGGAAGGCTTTTGGGATGCGATAATGGATTCTGGGCTGCATGATTTGGGTTTTACTGGAGATATATTTACTTGGGAGAGATCTAGAGGGACGGATAAATGGGTTCAGGAGAGATTGGATCGTGGGATGGCAACACAACAATGGAGGAATATGTTTCCGTTAGGAGAGGTTACAGTCTTAGAGGTAACAACTTCTGACCACTTACCGTTAATGTTGCAGTTGCATAGAAAAGTATTTGAAAAAAGACGACGCagatttaaatttgaaaatatatggatTGGAGAGAGGGAATGTAGAAACATAGTACAAGAGTGGTGGAGGCAGGATGGTGAACGAGATTTGATGGAGAAAATTATGAGTTGCTCGTTGAAACTGGAGGAATGGGGTGGGGGCTTGATTCGTGAGATGAAGGTTCAGATAGGCAAGTATAGGAAAAAATGCAGCATTACCGATCTAGGAGAGATAAATTTGGAATCCAAAAGTATGATGCAGCACGGTGGTAGTTCATGA